The proteins below are encoded in one region of Paenibacillus albus:
- a CDS encoding response regulator transcription factor — protein sequence MLIVDDERFEREGVKFLIEKYNLPLATYEADSGESALAFMKEHPVDILFSDIRMNGMDGLQLAAQIRELEIPVKVIFMSAYGEFEYAQRAIDLKAIRYILKPVQVDEFLKVLSQVMQLCSEERQMQEKQQLMEEAYRNDALYSKQKLLSNLVLGHSVGGGELQAMPLSSLIGIPRVRLVMLDSRTRFFDLLDQHFEQQLSDVLKRSFELVHLNEFQSLLILEGNDLSREELIVSGERFIRWFHDLYGGDLSVVMGGLAEDSEQLVNEYAAVESMLEYKFYHDEGTVLLAHSAAHGKEEMQAVVDAALTELRQHITQSRYELAKLRFEQLFNDLRSSEQFSVIYVKFICTEIIRAIFEASAKKNADSFKQQLEQIYRTSKLSDLRKVVLSILEEKESPSAGAAGSGAGSGSQDSLRKVIEHIVAIIESEYSSDLSLEALAERVYLSPSYLSHLFKKQLGVSFNKYLTVYRMERTKELLLTTNRKIIDIGLEVGYSNFPYFSSLFKNYYGKTPSQFREEAAR from the coding sequence ATGCTTATTGTTGATGATGAACGTTTCGAAAGAGAAGGCGTTAAATTTCTAATCGAGAAGTATAACTTGCCGCTTGCTACATATGAAGCGGATAGCGGTGAGAGCGCGCTCGCATTCATGAAGGAGCATCCGGTCGATATTTTATTTAGCGACATTCGCATGAATGGAATGGATGGCCTGCAGCTGGCGGCCCAGATTCGGGAGCTGGAAATCCCGGTGAAAGTGATCTTCATGAGCGCCTACGGCGAATTTGAATATGCGCAGCGCGCGATTGACCTGAAGGCAATCCGATATATTCTGAAGCCGGTGCAGGTCGATGAGTTTCTGAAGGTACTCTCGCAGGTCATGCAGCTGTGCAGCGAAGAGCGGCAAATGCAGGAGAAGCAGCAGTTGATGGAAGAAGCCTATCGCAACGATGCGCTTTATTCCAAGCAGAAGCTGCTATCGAATCTCGTGCTCGGCCATTCTGTAGGTGGAGGCGAGCTGCAAGCAATGCCGCTGTCCTCGCTAATCGGCATTCCGCGCGTACGGCTTGTTATGCTGGATTCGAGAACGAGATTCTTCGATCTGCTTGATCAGCATTTTGAACAGCAGCTCTCCGATGTGCTGAAGCGCAGCTTCGAGCTCGTTCATCTGAACGAGTTCCAGAGTTTGCTTATCCTCGAAGGGAATGATCTTTCGCGAGAGGAGCTTATCGTTTCCGGAGAACGGTTCATCCGTTGGTTCCACGACTTGTACGGCGGGGATCTTAGTGTCGTTATGGGCGGACTTGCCGAAGATAGCGAGCAGCTCGTCAACGAATATGCGGCCGTAGAATCCATGCTGGAATATAAATTTTATCACGATGAAGGCACCGTGCTGCTCGCCCATTCTGCAGCTCATGGCAAAGAAGAGATGCAGGCGGTGGTGGACGCCGCACTAACGGAGCTAAGGCAGCATATTACACAGTCTCGGTACGAGCTGGCGAAGCTGCGATTCGAGCAGCTGTTCAACGATTTGCGCAGCAGCGAGCAATTCTCCGTCATCTATGTCAAATTCATTTGCACCGAAATCATCAGGGCTATATTCGAGGCATCGGCGAAGAAGAACGCGGATTCGTTCAAGCAGCAGCTGGAACAAATTTACCGTACTTCCAAGCTGAGTGATCTGCGCAAGGTTGTTCTATCTATTCTGGAAGAGAAGGAATCTCCGTCCGCTGGCGCGGCGGGTTCCGGCGCTGGTTCCGGTTCGCAAGATTCATTGCGTAAAGTCATCGAGCACATCGTGGCAATCATAGAGAGCGAGTACAGCTCCGATCTCTCGCTCGAAGCGCTTGCTGAGCGCGTGTATCTCTCTCCGAGCTATTTGAGCCATCTGTTCAAGAAACAGCTTGGCGTCAGCTTCAATAAGTATCTGACCGTATACCGGATGGAGCGGACGAAGGAGCTTCTGCTCACGACCAATCGCAAAATCATCGATATCGGCCTTGAAGTTGGCTACAGCAACTTCCCCTATTTCAGCTCGCTTTTCAAAAACTATTACGGCAAGACGCCTTCGCAATTCCGGGAAGAGGCGGCTCGATGA